The sequence below is a genomic window from Salvelinus namaycush isolate Seneca chromosome 2, SaNama_1.0, whole genome shotgun sequence.
CTGCGAATGTGAGGTCAAGGCTGTTTCCTGTATTACTGGTACCTTTCACAATGCTGGTGTGTGGATAATCTCTCAAATTTTCACAATAGAATGTTatcctagcagttaagagcgtaaggccagtaatcgaaaggtctCTGGTTagaatccctgagccaactatgtaaaaaaaatctctccccttgagcaaggtacttaagcctaattgctctggataagagcgtctgttaaataaatcaaatgtgTTTTGAAAATGACCTCTGTTTTCTCTGACCATGTTCGGTATTATTTGACTAATAGGAAGATCGGTGCTTTAGGCTgctgtttgggctaaattatgtGTTTAGGTTGCCCAGACAAGTGTGATCAGATCAGCCTGTATCGCTATAAATGGTTTATTGATCACTTAGCACCGTTGGCTGATCTAGTGAGCATCAACCAATGGATTGGGGTCAGCAGGATGACTGTTTTTCAGATCATCTGGCCAGTCATGTCAACAGGATTTGTTAGGAGAGGCTAAATTAAGTGTGTCTCAGGATTATGACATTGAGGTGAGAAGATAGGACTGTGAGTCAGTAGCAGAGTTGTGTGAGGGCAGGAGAGGCGCTCTAATGTAGGATATGAGTGTATGGGCCTGCTCTACTGGCCAAGCCAACAGAAGTACTGTTCTGTAGGCTATGAGAGTGTAGGCCTGCACTAGCCAAAGCAACGGTGTCACAGCCTTCTCCCCCTGACGCAATTTTTGTCGTTTAATGACTGCACAACGTTTCTCTGTGGAAGGAAAGTAGTTACTAGTTCCGAAAATCCGTTTTCTGGTTGAGAGAGTTCTTTGAACAGGACAATGTCCATCTATGCAAACGTGTCATTAGCCTATTTCTTTACTAAAGACTTGCACCTCGATCAgaccgacagcgtcattgcatgTTGGTACAttagaagtacattcatttccaatggaattctgcatttgccttgcagcattgcgttgcagtgTGTTTACCTTCCAGCATTGCGTTGCAGTGTGTTTTGTGTGGTGCATACATTGGATTTATCCAACGCATGCGTCAAATTGTATGTGTAAATTTGACAGAAATAGTAGAAAAGGGTGAATGTTTTGTTGCACAAATTTCCACTTAAATGTTAgattacatacagtgcattcggaacgtAATCAATAGTATTTTTCCCCAcagtacctcataatgacaaagcagaaaccggttatacatttttacaaatgtattaaaaatataaactttacattttacataagtattcagaccatttactcagtactttgtgccTCGAGTCTTTACagcctacaagcttggcatacctgtatttgggttgtttctcctattcttctctacagatcctctcaagctcagtcaggttgtttggggagtgtcgctgcacaggtattttcaggtctctccagagatgttcgttcgggttcaagtccgggctctggctgggccactcaaggacattcagagacttgtcccgaagccattcctgcattgtcttggctgtctgcttagggtcgttgtgctgttggaaggtgaaccttcgccccagtctgaggttctgagcgctctggagcaggtttttatcaaggatctcgctatactttgctctgttcatctttccctcaatcctgactagtctcccagtccctactgctgaaaaacacccccacagcatgatgctgccaacaccatgcttcaccgtagggatggtattggccaggtgatgagcggtgccttgtttcctccagacgtgacacttggcattcaggccaaaaagttaaatcttggtttcatcagaccagggaatcttgtttctcatggtctgagagtcctttaagttccttttggcaaactccaagcgggctgtcgtgcatCTTatgtaggagtggcttccgtctggccactctaccataaaggcctgattggtggagtgctgcagagatggttgtccttctggaaggttctcccatctccacagaggagctttgtctgagtgaccatcgggttcttgatcacctccttgaccaaggcccttctcccctgtttggctgggcagccagctccaggaagagtcttggtggttccaaacttcatccatttaagaatgatggaagccactgtgttcttgaggaccttcaatgctgcagatattttcggtacccttccccaggtcggtgcctcgacacaatcctgccttgCAGCTCTATGGACAatcccttcgacctcatggcttggttttttctctgtgCCTTtcccaatcatgtccaatcaattgaaattatcacaggtggactccaatctagtTTTAGAAACGTCTCAAGAATGATAAATGGGAACAGGCTGCATCTGAGCTCAAATtcaattctcatagcaaaggatctgaatacctatgtaaaatacttttatttttttcggtttttatttttaataaatttgcaaacatttcaaaaccTGTTTTGGGGTTGTCGTTATgggtggggtattgtgtgagagTAGATTgagaattgttttatttaatccattatagaataaggctgtaatgtggaaaaagtcaaggagtctaaatactttccgaatgcactgtacacaatGAGAGAAGTTTGACTGCAGAATCTATTACgctgtattgatgtaatggcGCTGTCGTTCTGATCAAGGTGTTAGGCCTATCCTTGAATGACAGGTGATTTTTATGTATCGTATGTTTTGTTTTCTGGAACAAACAGCCTTTTGTAACAGAACATCTAGCTTTGTTTGTCTAAATTATGCCATTTCAATGCTTTCACAGCTCAACGAGGGGAAAacatgatcagttggttacataATGTGTATGAGTGACAAGCAAtctggcaacagattttcatgggtttccatcgcattttcaattCTACTGATGGTTTTGGGGAAAATGTAAATTGCGTTATATTGAGAATGTGCCCagtctggtcttggcacgtgcgcTTTAGCTGGCAGGTACAGTGCGGGTAggatagcctacatgatgagattatggaCAAAATAGATACCTTTTTCAAAAGGCCGCCAAGCATTGATCATGTctccagaataagaccctcgatatttattggaaaggaacaTCATATACCGCATGCACTTTcaacaccctgtgaagttcataatttatttaatctgtagcctaataaaactGCATtctttcctgagtcgtagtgggaggaccataCCGTAGTGGGGCATGActcccaagtttacttcgatttgatggttattatatcaatatttgtgcataaaggcaTTTCATTGCCATTTCTCATAATTCATTTTATCGACAATTAAGGATCCCGCCTTGACTACCTTAATTTTGTATTGTCGACATTTGGAATGTTTACCAACATTTGCTCCAGGCCTGTCGTAAATTAATATTTTTGCCGACGTACTTTATTCGCATTAAAAGGTTGGCTGGAAACCTGATTACTGAGGCTCTTCTTTCTTCCTCTTTCAGATTAACGACTGTCCCAGCAGCTGGAGCGAGACAGACCTACTAGCAGGGCAAAATGAGTGAACTGGACCAGTTACGCCAGGAGGCTGAGCAGCTCAAAAACCAGATCAGAGTGAGTGTTTATCCCTCCATCTACCATCAATGGGCAGGAGCAATTGTTTAAAACCTAGAGAAATTGCGTATTTAAGAAATAATTGAATTGTCTCTGCGCTCATAATCAAGTCTCAACAGTGTCATAAAGCTACATAATCTTCTGACAGTGTTTGGTTGTTAAATTTGTGTGATGGTTTAATTGTCGTCTTACTTTTGCAGGATGCCAGGAAAGCATGCGCCGATGCCACGCTATCACAGGTAAAAGTtcagttttgtttttgcgtcttgtACTTTCGATTTTGTACAGCAGCTTCAAACAGaggaaaatacaatatttttggttatggaaaatatatttaacagcGGTTTATATGGTGCAATGATGCTTGTTTTgtcataaactgaaattaggcaaacttaCAATTTTAACAACCATAAAATTgcagagtgatttctgcatagtacATCTTTAACTAGGGATATGCAAAACATTCAATGCAATCTGCTATTGATGGCTTTATGTAACTGTGTTTTGCAGATCACAGCCAATATTGATCCTGTCGGCCGTATTCAGATGCGCACAAGAAGAACACTGAGGGGGCATTTGGCTAAGATCTATGCCATGCATTGGGGCACTGATTCCAGGTAAACCCAAGTGTAATTTTTATAGTGTCTTTCACAAGCTAGGAGGGTCATTTCCATTTGGTCTATACTACAAAAAAAAAACTTGCTTGCTTTTTGGAGTTTTTGCAATGACAAATAGTTGAATGATTCCAGTTGTCAAATGTAAAAGTTGGCATGGTATATAATTGTATCACCCTTGGCATGAATTGGTTATTATATGATTCCACATGATATAGTGGGAAATGTAAGTAGGTGTTATGACTAAGCATGCGTTGTTGCTAGATTGTCATTGCTTAGATTTGGCCCCAAGTTACAAGGCAAGGCAGTCTTAATAAATTACTTTTAGTTTGCTTTTCTATTCCATATTGAATTTTAGCTAGTTATAGTTTGATTTTTTAAAAATTGGTTACAATTTCTTAGACGGGAACTGTAATTCCATGACCTTATGTTTCTGCTCTTTCTCACAGGCTCTTGGTCAGTGCTTCCCAAGATGGTAAACTCATCATTTGGGACAGCTATACCACTAACAAGGTCAGACTTCAGTAGCTAAACTTCCATAGCTCTGTTTAGAGAACGACTACAACGTTTCCATTGCAATTATAGGCATTGCATTCTGTCCCTTCAAACATTCTACTGTAGTTTTTTTTATTCACCTACACACCTGTATTAAGAGATCATTACTTCAGGTGTGCAAAGGTTTCATGTTTTTTATCCACCAACTCCTTGCAGGTCCATGCCATTCCCCTGCGTTCTTCCTGGGTCATGACCTGCTCATATGCACCTTCAGGAAACTACGTGGCCTGCGGAGGTCTGGACAACATCTGCTCTATTTACAACCTGAAGACACGTGAGGGGAATGTACGTGTGAGCCGGGAGCTCGCTGGACACACGGGTAGAGAGACTACATTTTCTGTTTggcatgttttattttatttgttttcttATGAAATCTTTCACATTTTCTGCTACTTAAAACACACTATGGGAACATTTCTgggtttcagattttttttagtAATGCACAAATTAAATCTAATTTCCAGGTTATCTGTCCTGCTGTCGCTTCGTTGATGACAACCAGATTATTACAAGCTCTGGAGACACCACCTGGTAAGTAAAGGAATTACTCAGTGTCCTGTAAGGATGCTGCTCAGTCTATTTCCAATACTACAACATTGTTCATTttcctaaaatgtattaaatgtgaATTGAATTTGTATAGAAACTCATGCCTCTTGTTTTAACCAGATGTTGTTTTTACAGTGCCCTTTGGGATATTGAGACTGGCCAGCAGACAACCACATTTGCTGGTCACAGTGGTGATGTCATGAGCCTCTCATTGGCTCCTGACACTAGGCTATTTGTCTCAGGTGCTTGTGATGCCTCGGCCAAACTCTGGGACGTCAGAGAGGGCATGTGCAGACAGACCTTCACTGGGCATGAGTCTGACATCAATGCCATATGTGTAAGGGCATATTTAAAGATATCTATGCACACGTATTGCCTATTAGGGCATTTTACATTGATCAATCTTTATTTTAGGTTAAGCAATTTGTACGTTTTAAGAACAGTATTTAAAAGTACAAGAAACCCAGAGGATGACCCATCAAACTGTAAAAACACTTATTTCCAATGTGGTCCTCAAATCATGAAATATAATCTCAATTTACACAATTCAGTTTGattgaaaaaaaatgtttttgagaTACAAATTTTAATTAAAATATAGTCAGTTATTTGCTCAGTAAGTAATTGCTGTATAATCTGTGCTTTACAGTTCTTCCCCAATGGCAATGCCTTTTGTACGGGCTCTGACGACGCCACCTGCAGACTCTTCGATCTTCGTGCCGACCAGGAGCTGATGTGCTACTCGCATGACAACATCATTTGTGGCATCACCTCTGTTGCTTTCTCCAAGAGTGGCCGTCTCCTCCTAGCTGGATATGACGACTTCAACTGCAACGTGTGGGACACACTGAAGGCTGACCGTGCTGGTGAGTCACTGATAACACCCCAGAGACGTCTCGTCACACGGTATACCAAAACTTCTGTACTTTTTCGATACTACAACATAAACGGTTCGGTATTATAAGTTTTTATATAATTGGTTCTTAATGTCACGTACTGCATCAGCCAATGCCCCCTTTATAGCATGAGCCTCTTGCCTGGTCCAGTCAAGCTGGCCATACATTACACGATTTTAAACCGCAATAAAAAAAATCTCCCCAATTTTgttgtatccaattggtagttagtcttgtctcatcactgcaacacccatacggacttgggagaggcgaaggttgagagctgtgcatcctccgaaacccaaccaagccgcactacttcttgacacaatgcccacttaacccagaagccagacgcaccaatgtgtcggaggaaacaccgtacacttggcgactgtgtcagcgtgcactaagtctggcctgccacaggagtcgctagtgcgcgatgggacaaggacatccctgccggccaaaacctcccctaacctggacgacactgggccaattgtgtgctgccccatgggtctcccggtcgcggtcggctgcgacagcctggactcgaacccagaatctccagtggcacagctagcactgcaatgcagtgccttaaaccactgcgccactctggaAGCTTAAACTGCGATTTTGCAACGATTTCGTATCTATGCCGAATTTCTGGAATCGCAGGTCATTTGTGTGCTCCGCTCAAGATGTTGTAGGTCGCATAATGTGAGCGGGTGAAAGAAGTGTGATTTATAAGTCTTGCACTCTCCTGAGCTGCATCTTCTGTCCCGGTTTTATTTTTCTGACATGCCAGAATTTGGACTTGTGCAACTCGTCCTCTGTTGCTCGGCTCATTCTTGGCTACAGCCACAGCATAGGGGGGTAAATGCCACGGCGCCACAACATATATAGAATtcacagggcggggtcaagatAAGTCTTAATGTGAGCACACCGGTAGCAGACGACAGGATGAAAAGATTATCCAGATAATTTGCATAATATGAATTGTTCCACGATGTCAATATTTTTGTTGTCTAACGTATGCCTAGCTTTACTTAGTGCTAGCTagcctgtcctgaggaaccactccACTGTCTGGTAGgctgggctgcatcatgtcagCTCCCCACTCATgatgcactgggagtctgggctgcatcatgttagctccccactcatgctgcactgggagtctgggctgcatcatgtcagctccccactcatgctgcactgggagtctgggctgcatcatgttagctccccactcatgctgcactgggaggctgggctgcatcatgttagcaccccactcatgctgcactgggagtctgggctgcatcatgtcagctccccactcatgctgcactgggagtctgggctgcatcatgttagcaccccactcatgctgcactgggagtctgggctgcatcatgtcagCTCCCCACTCATgatgcactgggagtctgggctgcatcatgtcagcgccccactcatgctgcactgggagtctgggctgcatcatgttagcgccccactcatgctgcactgggagtctgggctgcatcatgtcagctccccactcatgctgcactgggagtctgggctgcatcatgtcagctccccactcatgctgcactgggaggctgggctgcatcatgtcagctccccactcatgctgcactgggagtctgggctgcatcatgttagcgccccactcatgctgcactgggagtctgggctgcatcatgtcagctccccactcatgctgcactgggagtctgggctgcatcatgttagcgccccactcatgctgcactgggagtctgggctgcatcatgttagcgccccactcatgctgcactgggagtctgggctgcatcatgtcagctccccactcatgctgcactgggagtctgggctgcatcatgttagctccacactcatactgcactgggagtctgggctgcatcatgtcagctccccactcatgctgcactgggagtctgggctgcatcatgttagcgccccactcatgctgcactgggagtctgggctgcatcatgtcagctccccactcatgctgcacagaagttaacacacttaAATAATGCAACACAGCATGTAgaaagcttttcatttttaattgagttgtagacatttttacaaatctaATTCCAATTTGACATTGAGGTGTAGGATGAGACATTGacattgtcactggcctacacctCAATCTCAATTtagtccattttaaattcaggttgtaacacaacatttggaaaaagtcaaggggtgtgaatattttctgaaggcactaataCTCAAATGGAAGGGAATCAGATTGTCACTCCctgaaatcagccaaaacaagcttAACTCAATGCACGTACACACTCCTATTGAAAATGCATTCACCGGTATTGTTAATACGTctaggctacatcttgatttaccaagtttatcaatagagatttaccattcaaataaatgaaTACCATTATGTAGTTACTGGTAAAAACAAAGTCAAATTGATTGTATAATTGATACATTCATTAATGCATACATGGCTGTCCCTGAAAAAGGTTGACAAACAAAATGTCTAATTGAATATTGAACTCAAGACACCTTCTCTttagtatagtggtgtgtgtCCCTGCTTGTCATGCGGGAGACTGGGGTTCAATTCCCCAACGGGGAGGAAGgaataggccatcattgtaaataagaatttgttcttaactgacttgcctagttaaataaatatgcccaattgaacagagcagtagctgcGTTTGTCTCCAAGTGCCATCCTGTGACTTTGGCTAATGTGCCTTTTTTTGTTGTCTTGGTATTGAGTATCGTGATACTAAACCTGGAAGCTATCGGTGTTAaagtcaaaattctggtatcgtgacaacactattGCACACCAAGCATGTTTCTAAGTTTTATATTGTACACGTATTAGTCAAATGCAACCTGTCCTGGAAATGTGAAATTCAAAATAACTCAACAAATGTTTCAAGCTAATTTTAACTTATTTATAATGTCAGCAAAATTAAATTGCATCATTCCCAGCACAGTCCTGAGACTAATATTATGGTTCTGTTTTAGGTGTGTTGGCTGGACATGACAACCGTGTTAGCTGCCTGGGAGTCACCGATGATGGCATGGCAGTTGCAACAGGATCCTGGGACAGTTTTCTCAAGATTTGGAATTGAAGCCTGAAGGTGCTTTGCCCTTTTTGTATTGCTGTAAAGCTAAGCCTTTTAGCTACTTCTGGAACAACAGCTGTATACAGTGTGTTCATTGTTCAGTATAAGTGAACCCCGACTCATTCTTACTTTTCTTCTTCAGATGTCATTTTGAACTCCAAAGTTGACTGGAAGACCATTACAACAACTTGAGAATGTTAAATTTCATAGCATCTTCTTCAACACCGTTTTAAACTGACTTGGACACCACAAACTAAGGGAAACCAATGCCTTTCCTACACAAGAAGAGCACAATTGTTTGTCACCTAGTTAAAAAGAAGATTTCCTGTGGTATCAAATCAAAAACTTGTGCATTCCTTCTTGGACCCTTTTATGTTACCTTGAATGAGAAAACACTATCATCCCATGCAAATGTATGTCTTGAAAGCAAATGTTTGAGCATAATTGTACAAATTATTTAactttctttttttaaagaattcTATTCTCTGGTTTTAGTTTTATTCAGTTGCTTTCGTTTGTCAGGTTTTCTTTTAAAATAAAGCTTGTCATATTAATCCAATTTAATCATGTAAGAAAGATGAGACAAAATAAAACATGCAGAAAGCATGAAAGTAAAATATTCACCAGATTACAGGAGCTGCGTTCAGAAAACGTCAATGATGTATTTATATGctagctatttttgtttcatcacagcTTTTTTTGCACAAAAATAAAATGTGCTTGAACTAATACTGTTAACTAAGCAAATGCTATAAATTGTGATGAATGCTAATTTCAATACAAAAGGAGTTCATGAGTAACTTAATTTCAGTTAACCCCTTAACTCTGTCTTATTTGGGTggggtagggaatagggttttaGGGTGGGTTTTGTGATTGCTGGGGCTGAATTTAGTTTAAtggatggggatttttttttttttaagtgtccaCTTAGTGAAAGACCGCCTGACTAACAGACACCTTTCCTGTGCTTGAAACGGCAGTTGCTATTCTGTGAATGAAATGTACAAATCAATGTCTGAAAATAATTATCTGAAATTTTACAGTTTGTTTTGTCTGCCATGGGTTAATTTAAGCGTGCATGCTGTAGAATTGCTTTCCACGATGCAAAGATCCAAGTCCATCTGTCTTGTTCATAAGGTGTAACCTGTTAACTATTTTATTTTGGCTACACACTGCATATGTACTTACACTGGCAAAGCTATGCACCAGAGTAATTGAAAGTGAAGAATGGATTTCATATTGACTGCAGACTCCATGTGAAATATCGTACCAGTTCTAAtgccattttttaaaataattcaTAGTAGAATGATTGTGTGAACCTTGTTTTTGATTAACCTCCTTTAAATGTTCACACCCAATGGAACAAACATGTTCTTCGATGTATGCCCATACTTAAACATTTTGTCATTTGTTTTCTTGGTCTTAAGTCATAACATCTGAATGGCAGAAATAAAAATTATCCACTGTACAGAAGCACTTTCTTTAATAGTTGACATTTTTCACTTTCTGTGATGTATAATACATGTGGTGTATTTGTGTGTGGCCACAAGTAAAAATGAATTGCAATTCAATTGAGATGGATTTCCTTTTCTCCTTCCATTGATAAGATGGAGCTCTGCACCCTTTtcacatttttgtattttatttcaatCTTTTGtcctgcgtttacacaggcagcccaattctgatcttttgcccaattattgacacgtgctgatctgattggtcaaaagtccAAGTGGGGAAAAAAgaacagaattgggctgcctgtgtaaacagccTTGGTGTTCCACAGTGAGCTGGATCAAGATACTGTACTAAAATGTACTGTTattgaaaatgtaataaaaagcTGTTTGAGATGTCGTGTTCTTAACCTATTCTCATGCCActtgtcaaatgttttttagCTCATATGTAGATTAACTATATTGCCTGTGCAAATAATGAAAGGAACCCACACCAAACATTCACATTCCAACAATGCAAAGTAAAAGCGCAATCGGCTACTTAAAATGTTTGTACGTGACCCTAATGGTTGGTTGTTTTTGTGTTGGCTTACTGAGGGGTTTTAATTAATAGTTGCCTCCTGTGTTTGTTTTGGATTCATGTTACGCGACCCCAGCCGTTTAAGCCCATTATAAATATCTCTTGGGGTTGTGGCTTGCGCATTGTGGTCGGGCAATCTTGGTTCTAATTCATGTTGGTGCAATGCTCCCGCTGTTCGCTACAATGCATTGGGGTGTCAGAAGTGGGACGTCCAGGGGTGGTTTGTAGACATTACTAGCGCCCCAAGTGTGTACAGTGTCATTTCAACAAACGAGCCATTTGAGGTGCTTTCTTCCCTCCCGTGATGCATGTTGCTATGGCTAACAACAACATGGAGAGCGGGCCAGCAGCCTGGAATTCCTATCCGGAATGTTGGTGACGCTTGTTCCCTGATCttgtctagatgggatacagcttttgtgaAATTGACGTCAATTATAATTTTTTGGTATTATAACTAACCTTTACCCTTTctcctaattctcctaacctgctgccacGAACatttaatttgacaaaagctgtatcccttctagacaaaacgTTCATTGGTCTCCAGTTGTCACAGGAAGTCATGAAGGGGTAAAATGGGTTCATCCAATCTTAACATAGGGGGGACGCCACAGTAGTCATCGAGTATGGATCTCAGGTGGGTATAATCAGTTTACCCAAGGTTACTTTTTTTTTGTGGAAAATACAAATGTTTTAAGAGATCACAGTAAAAATGGTGTATTTACCTTGAAATTATTATTTATCCGTTTCTGTTATTTCCTAGATGCACAACACCCTCCCTCCGTTTACAATGAGATGATCTGACATGACGTACTTCCTCCATGACTTACATAATGCCATTTTGATCTGAAAGTACAGCGGTGTTTCATGTTGTCGCAGATGCTTTTGAGCGTAAATATTTGCTTTAAATCTGCAGTGATACGTGCATTTTAGATAAGAAAACGGAGTTAAGACTTCACGTTAATTATATGATTGCTCGATTTCAGTTTTCTTAGACGACATTTCAATTTGTAGGACCAACACTGCGATAGACGCCGTTAGCGCATTCATAGCCACATTGCTATAGCGAGGTCGTCGTCCGGTGTCGATGacacagctagctaacgttagctagccaaccTAACAAAGGAACACTGGCAGTGGGACCGTGGTAGCCTCGTTTGCGAGAATCTCAAACTCTACGTCGTTAAAATACAATTTGGGGTAATCAAGATAAACAGCGTCCATTTCAACATCTAAACTATTAATTTTTTTTGCAAAACCAGTTTTTTTTCACGACTGTTTTGTACCAATCGGCTCGTGTCGTCGGGCATAGCCAAGTGTTTAGAGGGCTATCTAACGTAAGCTTGCCAGTGCTGTTTTTTGGGCTGAGAAAAGGCGTTGTGCGTAACAATGGCAGAGGTGTACATTCGCGTTGCCGAAGAAGAGAATGAGGAGCCCATGGAGATCCCATCCGAGGATGATGGCACAGTGTTGCTTTCTACTGTGGCAGCTCAGTTTCCAGGGGCCTGCGGCCTACGATTCAGGAGTCCAGTTTCGCAGTGCATGCGAGGGGTCCGTTTGGTGGAAGGGATTCTTCATGCACCTGAAAACGGCTGGGGCAATTTGGTCTATGTCGTCAATTATCCTAAAGGTATGGTGACTGACTTTTTACGTGTTATTTTATTAGCCACCAACTGGTGGACAAATGCATTATAATACATATATAATACATTATTTAAGCGTCAACTTTTCCCTAGCTATACTCATTCCATGTGATGCATATCTAGCTAGGCAAATGTCTGTCAAGTGTTCCAACAGCGATTGAATGATCTGTACCACACTATTTCAGACAACAAAAGGAAAATGGACGAGATTGATGCCTCCTCAGCTGTAAAGATGAAGAGGGGTGACATGAAGACTTCAGACCTGATTGTCCTGGGGTTGCCATGGAAGACATCTGAACAGGACCTGAAAGATTACTTCAGCACCTTTGGGGAAGTCATCATGGTGCAGGTAAAGTCTCAGATTAGCAA
It includes:
- the LOC120058884 gene encoding guanine nucleotide-binding protein G(I)/G(S)/G(T) subunit beta-1-like, with protein sequence MSELDQLRQEAEQLKNQIRDARKACADATLSQITANIDPVGRIQMRTRRTLRGHLAKIYAMHWGTDSRLLVSASQDGKLIIWDSYTTNKVHAIPLRSSWVMTCSYAPSGNYVACGGLDNICSIYNLKTREGNVRVSRELAGHTGYLSCCRFVDDNQIITSSGDTTCALWDIETGQQTTTFAGHSGDVMSLSLAPDTRLFVSGACDASAKLWDVREGMCRQTFTGHESDINAICFFPNGNAFCTGSDDATCRLFDLRADQELMCYSHDNIICGITSVAFSKSGRLLLAGYDDFNCNVWDTLKADRAGVLAGHDNRVSCLGVTDDGMAVATGSWDSFLKIWN